One window of the Takifugu rubripes chromosome 13, fTakRub1.2, whole genome shotgun sequence genome contains the following:
- the LOC101068483 gene encoding alpha-1,3-galactosyltransferase 2-like isoform X1, translating to MQRDTSGRHMTETINTPTPQCEDKKHTPSSFLLNFAWPLLKQTTATPCSFLGILQFIHCCLRNKVVIAGVLCCLVLLIAFASLFLGNGTSLLPKDNTQTQEEWSRMDSNFDQTLNFGVRLEVPTCTPWKAPIIWEEMFDPKLYDQTHAKHSTSVALTVFAVGRYLEAYLNKFLTSAETFFMPGLPVTYYVFTDLPEQVPKVQLGPQRTLKVIVVEKHSRWQDISMMRMKIISETIESDIRHHSRYVFCFDVDQEFKGRFGSEALGKSVALLHAHYYKLPKDRFTYDRNFQSTAYMETGDFYYHAAIFGGVWENVKNLTDTCYMNIMKDKQSNVEALWHDESHLNKYFWLYKPSKLLSPEYCWDESIVDKSDILVTRLIWGPKDYGALRNN from the exons ATGCAGCGAGACACCTCCGGAAGGCACATGACTGAAACCATTAACACACCAACTCCCCAGTGTGAAGATAAAAAGCAcactccctcttccttcctgctgaATTTTGCCTGGCCTCTTTTGAAACAAACCACGGCAACACCTTGTTCCTTTTTAGGGATTTTGCAATTCATCCACTGCTGCTTGCG TAACAAGGTGGTGATTGCTGGAGTCCTCTGTTGTCTCGTGTTGCTGATCGCCTTTGCATCTTTATTTCTTGG AAACGGGACCAGCTTGCTCCCCAAAGATAACACACAGACGCAGGAGGAATGGAGCAGGATGGACAGCAACTTCGACCAAACACTCAACTTTGG GGTCAGGCTGGAGGTCCCAACATGCACGCCTTGGAAAGCCCCAATCATATGGGAAGAGATGTTTGACCCGAAACTCTATGACCAAACCCACGCAAAGCACAGCACGTCTGTGGCCCTCACTGTATTCGCTGTGGGCAG GTACCTAGAGGCTTATCTCAACAAATTCCTCACATCGGCCGAAACGTTCTTCATGCCGGGATTACCAGTGACGTATTATGTGTTCACAGACCTGCCAGAGCAGGTCCCCAAAGTACAGCTGGGTCCTCAGAGAACGCTGAAGGTGATAGTGGTTGAAAAGCACTCCAGGTGGCAGGACATCTCAATGATGCGGATGAAGATCATATCGGAAACCATCGAGTCCGACATCCGCCACCACAGCCGCTACGTCTTCTGCTTCGACGTGGATCAGGAGTTCAAAGGCAGGTTTGGCTCAGAGGCTCTGGGAAAGTCTGTGGCTTTGCTCCACGCCCACTACTACAAACTTCCAAAGGACAGGTTCACCTACGACAGGAACTTCCAATCCACCGCCTACATGGAAACCGGGGATTTCTACTATCATGCTGCTATCTTCGGAGGCGTTTGGGAAAATGTGAAGAACTTGACGGACACCTGCTACATGAACATCATGAAGGACAAACAGAGCAATGTAGAGGCCCTCTGGCATGATGAGAGCCACTTGAACAAGTACTTCTGGCTCTACAAACCAAGCAAACTGCTGTCCCCCGAGTACTGCTGGGACGAGAGCATAGTTGACAAAAGCGACATCTTAGTCACGCGGCTCATCTGGGGACCGAAAGATTATGGCGCACTACGTAATAACTGA
- the LOC101068483 gene encoding N-acetyllactosaminide alpha-1,3-galactosyltransferase-like isoform X2: MSNKVVIAGVLCCLVLLIAFASLFLGNGTSLLPKDNTQTQEEWSRMDSNFDQTLNFGVRLEVPTCTPWKAPIIWEEMFDPKLYDQTHAKHSTSVALTVFAVGRYLEAYLNKFLTSAETFFMPGLPVTYYVFTDLPEQVPKVQLGPQRTLKVIVVEKHSRWQDISMMRMKIISETIESDIRHHSRYVFCFDVDQEFKGRFGSEALGKSVALLHAHYYKLPKDRFTYDRNFQSTAYMETGDFYYHAAIFGGVWENVKNLTDTCYMNIMKDKQSNVEALWHDESHLNKYFWLYKPSKLLSPEYCWDESIVDKSDILVTRLIWGPKDYGALRNN; the protein is encoded by the exons ATGAG TAACAAGGTGGTGATTGCTGGAGTCCTCTGTTGTCTCGTGTTGCTGATCGCCTTTGCATCTTTATTTCTTGG AAACGGGACCAGCTTGCTCCCCAAAGATAACACACAGACGCAGGAGGAATGGAGCAGGATGGACAGCAACTTCGACCAAACACTCAACTTTGG GGTCAGGCTGGAGGTCCCAACATGCACGCCTTGGAAAGCCCCAATCATATGGGAAGAGATGTTTGACCCGAAACTCTATGACCAAACCCACGCAAAGCACAGCACGTCTGTGGCCCTCACTGTATTCGCTGTGGGCAG GTACCTAGAGGCTTATCTCAACAAATTCCTCACATCGGCCGAAACGTTCTTCATGCCGGGATTACCAGTGACGTATTATGTGTTCACAGACCTGCCAGAGCAGGTCCCCAAAGTACAGCTGGGTCCTCAGAGAACGCTGAAGGTGATAGTGGTTGAAAAGCACTCCAGGTGGCAGGACATCTCAATGATGCGGATGAAGATCATATCGGAAACCATCGAGTCCGACATCCGCCACCACAGCCGCTACGTCTTCTGCTTCGACGTGGATCAGGAGTTCAAAGGCAGGTTTGGCTCAGAGGCTCTGGGAAAGTCTGTGGCTTTGCTCCACGCCCACTACTACAAACTTCCAAAGGACAGGTTCACCTACGACAGGAACTTCCAATCCACCGCCTACATGGAAACCGGGGATTTCTACTATCATGCTGCTATCTTCGGAGGCGTTTGGGAAAATGTGAAGAACTTGACGGACACCTGCTACATGAACATCATGAAGGACAAACAGAGCAATGTAGAGGCCCTCTGGCATGATGAGAGCCACTTGAACAAGTACTTCTGGCTCTACAAACCAAGCAAACTGCTGTCCCCCGAGTACTGCTGGGACGAGAGCATAGTTGACAAAAGCGACATCTTAGTCACGCGGCTCATCTGGGGACCGAAAGATTATGGCGCACTACGTAATAACTGA